From Candidatus Eisenbacteria bacterium, one genomic window encodes:
- a CDS encoding right-handed parallel beta-helix repeat-containing protein: MFRWFGSALMLAFLASSSPEAADLVVPSEVPTIEDAVLRLEDGGRIVLLPGEYTASIKPPPGVAFSLVGKGGRDSTIVRGLRVEDPIVFAEGEGEKLLLRGITFDRTDAPHVFSVIATKRRIAIEDCRFVGGAGARIDSSEGVLRRSEFVDCFDALRLQGSPILVEENLFLRSAQYGILARGSAAKIYRNEFRESGNAAILIVGKKRVPVIGGSRAHGNSFLKNTYLAVGNQSRNEINARYNYWGPAITSTMDRLGYPAALEEILDSWDQDDRKAGMVDYRNWLRSASEIGGSTFGGLRVLVTIVVLAVVGFFIYRRNRRLIRTR; the protein is encoded by the coding sequence ATGTTTCGATGGTTCGGTTCGGCTCTCATGCTCGCGTTCCTTGCTTCCTCTTCGCCGGAGGCGGCCGACCTCGTCGTCCCCTCGGAGGTTCCGACGATCGAGGACGCCGTCTTGCGCCTCGAAGACGGCGGGCGGATCGTGCTTCTTCCGGGGGAGTACACGGCTTCCATCAAGCCTCCTCCGGGAGTCGCCTTCTCCCTCGTGGGGAAAGGGGGACGGGACTCGACGATCGTGCGGGGGCTTCGGGTCGAGGATCCGATCGTGTTCGCGGAGGGAGAGGGGGAGAAGCTTCTTCTCCGCGGGATCACGTTCGATCGGACGGACGCTCCGCACGTCTTCTCGGTCATCGCGACCAAGAGACGGATCGCGATCGAAGATTGCCGGTTCGTCGGGGGAGCGGGGGCTCGGATCGACTCGTCCGAAGGGGTTCTTCGGAGAAGCGAGTTCGTCGATTGCTTCGACGCGCTTCGTCTTCAGGGGTCGCCGATTCTGGTGGAGGAGAACCTCTTCCTCCGAAGCGCCCAGTACGGAATCCTCGCGCGCGGGTCGGCGGCGAAGATCTACCGAAACGAGTTCCGAGAGTCGGGAAACGCCGCGATTCTGATCGTCGGCAAGAAGCGAGTTCCGGTGATCGGAGGGAGCCGCGCCCACGGGAACAGCTTCCTCAAGAACACGTATCTCGCCGTCGGCAATCAGTCGAGAAACGAGATCAACGCCCGCTACAACTACTGGGGCCCGGCGATCACCTCGACGATGGACCGCCTCGGCTATCCGGCGGCGCTCGAGGAGATCCTCGACTCCTGGGACCAGGACGATCGGAAGGCGGGGATGGTCGACTATCGGAACTGGCTTCGCTCCGCGAGCGAGATCGGCGGGTCTACCTTCGGCGGCTTGCGGGTTCTGGTGACGATCGTCGTTCTCGCTGTCGTCGGTTTCTTCATCTATCGGAGGAACCGCCGCCTCATCCGGACGAGGTAG
- a CDS encoding alkaline phosphatase family protein: MREAVAFVLLSFAAAGCGAPDRSLPERIVVFGVDAADPEVVAALRARGELPNFDRLLEAGFAADLLADEPLFSPRIWTSIFTGFGPEAHGIESFTLPVGSEGKRVPVTSNLIRRRTVWDILGESGITVGVVGHWVTWPARPVNGFLLTNYTWPPTEEYEKEWSPGAEWDTIGMRTFPEGIDGEAVDAAREKRFFKTADFPNADRLDPALRHYLEKDLAYLNAAFALFDERKPRFFTFYLEATDFFPHKLWMFHRYYETERFGGSMEGLPAPLAPPPRAVVDTFGPMVAETYRLADRALGLVLERVDLERDAVLVVSDHGFRTYPPGMILHVGDDRWTEMPFWHGERGILFAGGGPFRRGTLEEPVRPEDVAAIVLAAAGLPLGADMDGTVPEGVFRADFLRDHPVRFVESWEKGALGDEAPIESPFDERMLEKLRSLGYVH, from the coding sequence ATGCGCGAGGCGGTTGCTTTCGTTCTCCTCTCCTTCGCAGCAGCCGGGTGCGGCGCGCCGGACCGGTCCCTTCCGGAGCGGATCGTCGTGTTCGGGGTGGACGCGGCCGATCCGGAGGTCGTCGCTGCCCTCCGCGCGAGGGGGGAGCTCCCCAACTTCGATCGCCTGCTCGAGGCGGGGTTCGCGGCGGATCTTCTCGCGGACGAGCCTCTCTTCTCCCCGAGGATCTGGACGTCGATCTTCACGGGCTTCGGCCCGGAAGCTCACGGAATCGAGAGCTTCACCCTTCCGGTCGGCTCGGAAGGAAAGAGGGTGCCGGTCACCTCGAACCTGATTCGGCGGCGGACGGTGTGGGACATTCTCGGCGAGTCGGGGATCACGGTCGGGGTCGTCGGCCATTGGGTCACGTGGCCCGCGCGGCCGGTGAACGGCTTTCTTCTCACGAACTACACCTGGCCCCCGACCGAGGAGTACGAGAAGGAGTGGAGCCCCGGGGCGGAGTGGGACACGATCGGGATGCGGACCTTCCCGGAGGGAATCGACGGGGAAGCGGTCGATGCGGCCCGCGAGAAGCGCTTCTTCAAGACGGCCGACTTCCCGAACGCGGACCGGCTCGATCCGGCGCTCCGGCACTATCTCGAAAAGGACCTCGCCTATCTGAACGCCGCCTTCGCCCTCTTCGACGAGAGGAAGCCGCGTTTCTTCACGTTCTATCTGGAGGCGACCGACTTCTTTCCACATAAGCTATGGATGTTTCATCGATATTACGAAACCGAGCGGTTCGGCGGCTCGATGGAGGGGCTCCCCGCGCCGCTGGCGCCCCCTCCTCGGGCCGTCGTCGACACGTTCGGCCCGATGGTGGCGGAGACCTACCGCCTCGCCGATCGCGCGCTCGGGCTCGTTCTGGAACGGGTCGATCTCGAGAGGGACGCCGTCCTCGTCGTCTCCGACCACGGCTTCCGCACGTACCCGCCGGGAATGATTCTTCACGTGGGAGACGACCGGTGGACCGAGATGCCGTTCTGGCACGGCGAAAGGGGGATCCTCTTCGCGGGCGGCGGGCCGTTCCGGAGGGGGACGCTCGAGGAGCCGGTCCGTCCCGAGGACGTGGCCGCGATCGTCCTCGCCGCCGCGGGGCTTCCTCTCGGAGCGGACATGGACGGGACGGTCCCCGAGGGGGTGTTTCGAGCCGATTTCCTCCGCGATCATCCTGTGCGTTTCGTGGAGAGCTGGGAGAAGGGCGCGCTCGGGGACGAGGCGCCGATCGAGAGCCCGTTCGACGAGAGGATGCTGGAGAAGCTGAGGTCCCTTGGATACGTCCACTGA
- a CDS encoding DUF2723 domain-containing protein, with amino-acid sequence MDTSTDRANVRLVGISLFAAALVLYLFTLAPTVQPGDGPELTVAARVFGVPHPPGYPLYTSIGRLFTLVPIGSVAARMNFFAALAGAAAVGLFGAWVLRRTGSVRAAVLVSAALATSRTFWLESTSAEVYALGALFLALILYVLPERRDPRRVLLSAYLWGLALTNHLGFLLLLPVLAIHLLAVAHPSRRIVFLSKPLFWIGLTPYAILPVRAALAPLWNWGDPSSAPRFLAHVVGRNYWGYLQAGGPAEDPLARLAGLGGEVPPLVWIAAAIGLRFLYRERRDLFLLVLGGSLVTLAFILGYRIHDPEAYFLPALMLLLLPAAFFLARSGRRTSGVAALLLLATIAAEAARNRPADRSVLDEHIANILATVEENAALVVEGDAETFGLLYATVVEGRRNDLTLWNPVLDLLPAGPLF; translated from the coding sequence TTGGATACGTCCACTGACCGAGCGAATGTCCGTCTCGTTGGGATCTCCCTCTTCGCGGCGGCGCTCGTTCTCTATCTTTTCACGCTCGCCCCGACGGTTCAGCCGGGGGACGGCCCTGAGCTCACGGTCGCGGCGCGCGTCTTCGGGGTGCCGCACCCGCCCGGGTATCCGCTCTACACGTCGATCGGGCGCTTGTTCACCCTCGTTCCGATCGGATCGGTCGCCGCGCGGATGAACTTCTTCGCCGCTCTCGCGGGAGCGGCGGCGGTCGGGCTCTTCGGCGCGTGGGTTCTCCGCCGAACCGGCTCGGTGCGCGCGGCCGTTCTCGTCTCGGCGGCGCTCGCGACCTCCCGAACGTTTTGGCTAGAGTCGACCTCGGCCGAGGTCTACGCGCTCGGGGCTCTTTTCCTCGCGCTGATACTTTATGTCCTTCCGGAAAGGAGGGACCCGAGACGCGTCCTCCTTTCCGCCTATCTCTGGGGGCTCGCGCTCACGAACCACCTCGGGTTCCTCCTCTTGCTCCCCGTTCTCGCGATCCACCTTCTCGCGGTCGCGCATCCCTCCAGGCGTATCGTCTTCCTCTCGAAGCCGCTCTTCTGGATCGGCCTCACGCCGTACGCGATCCTCCCCGTGCGCGCCGCTCTCGCGCCCCTCTGGAACTGGGGGGACCCCTCGTCGGCGCCGCGCTTCCTCGCGCACGTCGTGGGCCGAAACTACTGGGGGTATCTCCAAGCGGGGGGACCGGCGGAGGATCCGCTCGCGCGGCTTGCGGGGCTCGGCGGGGAAGTCCCGCCGCTCGTCTGGATCGCCGCCGCGATCGGGCTTCGGTTTCTCTACCGGGAGCGGCGAGACCTCTTCCTCCTCGTTCTCGGGGGTTCCCTCGTCACGCTCGCGTTCATTCTCGGGTACAGGATCCACGATCCGGAGGCCTATTTCCTTCCCGCGTTGATGCTTCTCCTCCTGCCGGCGGCGTTCTTTCTCGCGCGTTCCGGGAGAAGGACGTCGGGGGTCGCCGCGCTCCTTTTGCTCGCCACCATCGCGGCGGAGGCCGCGCGGAACCGTCCCGCGGACCGATCGGTTCTCGACGAGCACATCGCGAACATCCTCGCCACTGTCGAGGAGAACGCCGCGCTCGTGGTCGAGGGGGACGCCGAGACGTTCGGTTTGCTTTATGCAACGGTCGTCGAGGGTAGAAGAAACGATCTCACCCTCTGGAATCCGGTTCTCGATCTTCTTCCCGCGGGCCCGCTCTTC
- a CDS encoding sulfatase, with amino-acid sequence MQRSLVVVTVLLFLACGGKNPPPLVDGILLVTIDTCRSDRIGCYGNAEASTPFLDRTAAEGVLFTNCIAEIPTTLSSHTTILSSLYPRTHRVPRNGFRVPEDVRTIAQIFRERGFRTGAFVSAFSLHRTFGLDRGFSVYDDITDETPDGGQLERRASTVTRYASEWLGAAGEEPFFLWVHYFDPHWPYDPPPPYGSIRRVPEGAYRTTSLEDLKRIRSGLAPLRPSDRDAFFAAYDGEIAFVDRWLERLLEAVPKGRREGLLLVIAGDHGEGFGEHMYFFDHGEYLWASAVDVPLILHGPSIVREPRIEEAPVRLLDLAPTLLEAAGLPIPSIFEGESLLPAARGPIAPRVVFSEASKPWSIEPETEYQNKYKAKAVRDERWKYIVTPFRDRKELYDLWEDPSETRNVIGLDPKRAAEMERSLLEWIRERDPGFQTGDLTVEAEIREKLRALGYY; translated from the coding sequence GTGCAGAGGTCGCTCGTTGTCGTCACGGTCTTGCTCTTTCTCGCCTGCGGGGGAAAGAACCCGCCCCCCCTCGTCGACGGGATCCTCCTCGTCACGATCGACACCTGCCGATCCGACCGGATCGGCTGCTACGGGAACGCGGAAGCCTCGACCCCGTTTCTCGATCGGACCGCCGCCGAGGGGGTCCTGTTCACGAACTGCATCGCCGAGATCCCGACGACCCTCTCCTCGCACACGACGATCCTCTCTTCTCTCTACCCCCGCACGCACCGGGTGCCGAGGAACGGGTTCCGCGTGCCCGAGGATGTCCGCACGATCGCGCAGATTTTCCGGGAGAGAGGGTTCCGCACGGGCGCGTTCGTCTCGGCCTTCTCGCTTCACCGGACGTTCGGGCTCGACCGGGGCTTCTCGGTCTACGACGACATCACGGACGAAACCCCGGACGGCGGCCAGCTCGAGAGGCGCGCCTCCACGGTCACGAGGTACGCGAGCGAGTGGCTCGGGGCCGCTGGGGAGGAGCCGTTCTTTCTCTGGGTTCACTATTTCGATCCGCACTGGCCGTACGATCCGCCGCCGCCGTACGGCTCGATCCGGCGCGTGCCGGAAGGGGCGTACCGCACGACGAGCCTCGAGGATCTGAAGAGAATCCGGTCCGGCCTCGCCCCGCTTCGCCCCTCGGACCGAGACGCCTTCTTCGCGGCGTACGACGGCGAGATCGCGTTCGTCGATCGATGGCTCGAGCGTCTTCTCGAAGCGGTTCCCAAGGGGAGACGCGAGGGGCTTCTCCTCGTGATCGCGGGAGACCACGGAGAGGGGTTCGGCGAGCACATGTACTTCTTCGATCACGGCGAGTATCTCTGGGCGAGCGCGGTGGACGTTCCGCTCATCCTGCACGGACCCTCGATCGTCCGGGAGCCGAGGATCGAAGAGGCGCCGGTCCGCCTTCTCGATCTCGCGCCGACCCTCCTCGAGGCGGCGGGCCTCCCGATCCCCTCGATCTTCGAGGGGGAGAGCCTGCTTCCGGCCGCGCGCGGGCCGATCGCCCCGCGCGTCGTGTTCTCCGAGGCGAGCAAGCCGTGGAGCATCGAGCCGGAAACGGAATACCAGAACAAGTACAAGGCGAAGGCGGTCCGGGACGAGCGCTGGAAGTACATCGTGACCCCCTTCCGGGATCGGAAGGAGCTCTACGATCTCTGGGAGGACCCGAGCGAAACCCGCAACGTCATCGGCCTCGATCCGAAGCGCGCAGCGGAGATGGAGCGCTCTCTCCTCGAGTGGATTCGCGAGAGGGACCCGGGGTTTCAGACCGGCGATCTCACGGTGGAGGCGGAGATCCGCGAGAAGCTCCGCGCGCTCGGGTACTACTGA